GCCGAGAGCTTTCTGATCGTCGCGATCGGGTCGGCGCTCGGCGTCGTGCTCGCCATCTGGGGCGTGCGCGTTCTGGCGAATGCGGCGCCGGAGGAGATGCTACAGGGATACGCCGTGGCGGTCGACGGACGCGTCCTCTTGTTCACCGGGTCGATCGCCGCGCTCACGGCATTCGCCGTCTCGCTCTTTCCTTCGCTCCACGCCGGCGACGAACTGCTCGACGCCATGTTGCGTGAGGACGGTCGCGGCGGCGGCGGCGGGACGATCGGCGGGGCACGCCAGCGCGGTCGGCGGTTGCTCGTCGCGACACAGATCGCGCTGGCCGTGGTTGTCGCCGCCGGCGCCGTGCTGATGGTCGAGAGTTTCGTGAATACCCGGAACGTCGATCCCGGGTTCGAGCCGGCGCATTTGTTGTCGTTCAGGCTCGGCGTTCCCGACTACCGATACCGCACCTCCACCGACGTCGAAGCGTTCGAGCGTGATATGGCGGCCCGGCTGCGGCGCCTACCCGGCGTGCACGCCGCGTCGGCCGCGACGAGCGCCCCGATGGCCGAAACCTGGCGCGCCACCGCGACGCCCGAAGGTGTGCCAATCGAGAAGACGCCCGTCGTGCTCATGACGCTGGTGTATCCCGGCTACATCGACGCGCTGGGCTTGCGAATGCGCGCCGGCGCGGCGTTCACGGGAAGAGAGACCCGCGAATCGCCGCGCGTCGCGATCATCAACGAAGCATTCGCCCGGCAATTCTTTGCCGGCGTCAATCCCGTTGGGCGCCGCCTGAAATGGGGATCGCCACAATCGACCGATCCGTGGGCGACTGTCGTCGGCGTCGCCGAGAACGTGAACGAGGTTGCTCTCGATGCCGCGGCCGAGCCGGCCGTCTATTACCCCGCGCTGCAGCAGGACACGGCGTTCGTCGCCTCCTCGCTGCGCGAGCTCACGTACGTTGTTCGCGCGGAACGCGATCCGTCGGCGTTGTTCGACCCGGTCCGCCGCGCGGTGCACGACGCCGACCCCGAGATTCCCGTCGTCAAGCTTAGGACGATGAACGACGTCGTGGCGCTCTCGGTCGTCGGCCGCCGCTTCAACACCATGCTCCTCGTGGGATTTGCCGCGTTGGCGCTCGCGCTCGCGGCGGTCGGGATCTACGGCCTGATGGCGTACGCCGTCCTGCAGCGCACGCGGGAAATTGGAATTCGCTTGGCAGTCGGCGCGACACCGTCGAACGTGCTCGGCCTCGTCGTTGGGCAGGCCGCGCGGCTGGCGCTGGTCGGGGTAGGCACCGGCTTGCTCGGCGCGATCGCGCTCACTCGCGTGATGCAATCGCTGCTCTTCGACGTCAGCCCGCTCGACCCGCTCGCACTCGGCGGCGCGGCGCTCTTGCTGCTCGCGGTCGCGGGACTCTCGAGCTACGTCCCCGCCCTCCGCGCCTCACGCGTCGATCCGAAGACAGCGATCGCAGCGCAATAGAGTGGAGGTCATGTTTTACGGAAGCGCGAAGGCCTGGAGCTTCGCCCCGCTGGCCGCGCCGGTGGCGATCACGACGAACTGTTTGCCGGCCTTTGTGCGATAGGTCATCGGCACCGCGTATCCATTCTGTCCGAGATCCGCCGACCATAGGGTCGACCCGTCGCGCGAATCGATCGCGTAGAGCGTTGATCCACCGCCTGTCGCGAAGATCAGCCCCGATGCCGTCACCATCGGCCCCGGTGACCCGGACACGCCGAGCGGAGGCAATTTGAGATCTTTGAGCAATGGATGATTGCGAATGGCGGGTGTGTCACCGAGCGGTACCGTCCATTTCGTGTCGCCGGTGTTCAGGTCGATCGCCGTCAACGTGCCGTACGGCGGGCGATTGATCGGCAGCGGCGGCAAACGCTGTCCGCTGTCGCGGGGTGGCATCGTGACACGCAGGTTCGACGCTGACAGGTCGGCGGAATAGTCGGCGTCTACCGTGTCTGAGTGCGCGGGCTGGACGATCTTGTACATCGCCGGTGAATTGCTCGCTTTGACGTAGATCGTGCCCGACACGGGGTCCAGCGCGCCGCCGCCCCATCCGGCGCCGCCGATCGCGCCGGGCATGACGATCGTGCCGGCCATCGACGGCGGCGTGAAGATCGGACCGAAGCGAAGATCTTTCGTCTCCTCGAGGGCGCGCGCCTTGATCTCCGGCGTGAAGTCGATCAGGTCGCCGTAGCCGAATCCCTGTTTCGCGAACGCCTTCGGCTTCGTCGGAAACGGCTGCGACTGAGATGCCCTGTCACCGGGCACGTCGCTCGGGGGCACCGACCGTTCTTCTATCGGCCAGATCGGCTCGCCCGAGACGCGGTCGAACACGAACAGAAAACCGGTCTTCGCCGGCACGGCGACGACGTCGCGCGCCCTTCCGTTCACGTTGACCGACGCGAGCACCGGGGCCGCGGGAAGATCGTAGTCCCAAAGTCCGTGGTGCACGGTTTGGAACGCCCACTTGAGCTTTCCGGATTTCGCCTCGAGACAAACGACGGATTCCGCGTAGAGATTGTTGCCCAGGCGTGCTCCGCCGTACCAGTCGTTGCTCGGCGTGCTCACAGGGAGATAGATGAGCCCACGCCCGTCGTCGACGGTGAACGGAGCCCACACGTTCGCGTGGCCGGTCGTTTTCCATGACTCGTTCGCCCAGGTCCTGGCGGCGGTGTCGCGCGTGTCGCGTGGAACCGGGCTCCAGCTCCATGCGCGCTTCCCGGAGCGAACGTCGAATGCCTGTACGTCGCCCGGAGGATCGTTCGGGTAGATCAAGCGGTCCGCGACTCCGTTGCCGACGATGACGAGATCCCGCCACACGACCGGAGGCGACGTCTCCGTGTAGTGGAGCTTGTTGACCTTCTTGCCGTTTCGCTCGAGCCGCGCCGTGAGATCGACGACGCCGGTGTCTCCGAACGTGCGAATCGGCTGCCCTGTGGCCGCGTCGATCGCGATCAGGTTCCAGCGGCTGTTGATGAAGATCCGGCGCTGCTTGCCGTCGGTCCACGTCGCCACGCCGCGATGCACGAACCCGGTGCCGTTCGACGGCTGGCCGGCGGCGTACGACTTGGGATCGTATTCCCAGAATTCCTTTCCCGTCGACGCATCGAGCGCGACGACGCGGTTGTACGACGTGCTCAGAAAGAGCGTGTCGCCCAGCATCAGCGGTGTGGCCTGAAAATTTCCCGGGCGCGTGTGGAGCTCGGGCTTCGGCGTTTCACCCGTCGCCCACTCCCACACTTTCGTCAGACGCGCAACGTTGCCGCGGTCGATGTCGGTGAGCTTCGAGAACTTGGTCGAAGCAAGATCGCCGCCGAACACAGGCCATTCGACCATCTGCGCGCACGCAGCGGACAACGGCGCGGAGATCGCGGCGAGAACTGAGGCCAGTG
This genomic stretch from Gemmatimonadaceae bacterium harbors:
- a CDS encoding ABC transporter permease — encoded protein: MKRRKAPAWRRYLRFWGADPVRDVDDELSFHLQARVDEYIGAGMDPGRARAEAEARFGSVAQVREHTVAIDAQWARERGFADRMHAVGSDVRHAARRLRRSPSVTIAAVLCFALGIGANTSIFSVVDAVLFRPLPFADASRLVILGEQLPAFAAKNYGTISAPEYLDYKTLNGRVFANSAIVDDGSFVLTGDAGPERVLGAQVSASIFDVLGVRAARGRTFLPDEDAISAPNVVVLSHALWQRRFGADSSVVDRSMAIGGESYRVIGIMPPGFAFPLPGISSGVADLFVPYRITPAVEKTRANVYNTVLVARLAPGVALEGAKAAAAEIARRLPTLHPGAYGAKQVTLTDLFPLRDRAISGVRRSLVVLLAAVGFVLLIACINVSSLLIARAAARQHELALRRALGASRGRVLREFAAESFLIVAIGSALGVVLAIWGVRVLANAAPEEMLQGYAVAVDGRVLLFTGSIAALTAFAVSLFPSLHAGDELLDAMLREDGRGGGGGTIGGARQRGRRLLVATQIALAVVVAAGAVLMVESFVNTRNVDPGFEPAHLLSFRLGVPDYRYRTSTDVEAFERDMAARLRRLPGVHAASAATSAPMAETWRATATPEGVPIEKTPVVLMTLVYPGYIDALGLRMRAGAAFTGRETRESPRVAIINEAFARQFFAGVNPVGRRLKWGSPQSTDPWATVVGVAENVNEVALDAAAEPAVYYPALQQDTAFVASSLRELTYVVRAERDPSALFDPVRRAVHDADPEIPVVKLRTMNDVVALSVVGRRFNTMLLVGFAALALALAAVGIYGLMAYAVLQRTREIGIRLAVGATPSNVLGLVVGQAARLALVGVGTGLLGAIALTRVMQSLLFDVSPLDPLALGGAALLLLAVAGLSSYVPALRASRVDPKTAIAAQ
- a CDS encoding PQQ-binding-like beta-propeller repeat protein, with translation MRFAARLAAPLSLASVLAAISAPLSAACAQMVEWPVFGGDLASTKFSKLTDIDRGNVARLTKVWEWATGETPKPELHTRPGNFQATPLMLGDTLFLSTSYNRVVALDASTGKEFWEYDPKSYAAGQPSNGTGFVHRGVATWTDGKQRRIFINSRWNLIAIDAATGQPIRTFGDTGVVDLTARLERNGKKVNKLHYTETSPPVVWRDLVIVGNGVADRLIYPNDPPGDVQAFDVRSGKRAWSWSPVPRDTRDTAARTWANESWKTTGHANVWAPFTVDDGRGLIYLPVSTPSNDWYGGARLGNNLYAESVVCLEAKSGKLKWAFQTVHHGLWDYDLPAAPVLASVNVNGRARDVVAVPAKTGFLFVFDRVSGEPIWPIEERSVPPSDVPGDRASQSQPFPTKPKAFAKQGFGYGDLIDFTPEIKARALEETKDLRFGPIFTPPSMAGTIVMPGAIGGAGWGGGALDPVSGTIYVKASNSPAMYKIVQPAHSDTVDADYSADLSASNLRVTMPPRDSGQRLPPLPINRPPYGTLTAIDLNTGDTKWTVPLGDTPAIRNHPLLKDLKLPPLGVSGSPGPMVTASGLIFATGGGSTLYAIDSRDGSTLWSADLGQNGYAVPMTYRTKAGKQFVVIATGAASGAKLQAFALP